The Panthera tigris isolate Pti1 chromosome E3, P.tigris_Pti1_mat1.1, whole genome shotgun sequence genome segment GGGGTAGCGGGCTTCTGTCTACATTTCGGCTCTGTGTGTCTGACTTTTAGGGCGGTCGGTGACGTGGTTGGAGACCGTGGACGTAAATGAACGTCAGCCCGGGGCCTGGTGGTAAGGCGGGAGTCCACGTCCGTATCTGCGGCGCTTAACAATAAAGCAGAGGTGGTGAGTTGATGGGAGCGCAAGTGTCTTTATTTTCGCACGCGTTTGCTCCCCAGAGGACTCCGCGGGAGGACTGGCTCGTTCCGTGGCAGTCTTGGGAAAGGGTAGAGAAAGATGGATGTTCACACGGTGACCTTTCAACTATTGGGATGCCTTCTCGGTTTTTTGCCTGTAAGAGCAGAAATCCCGGGGCGGAGCGGGGGTCTTTGTCTTAAGCAGGTGAGGAACTCTTCCTCCTCACCGGCCACAGAGCACTGTTTTCTGTTTCGTTGGGTCTTGCAGAGGGAAGTGGACATGAACCACCCAACCACCTAGGTTCCCCGTGCTCCCTAGACAGCAGCCCTAGTTGAGGGTACTACCCTCTTAGCGTTGTCTTCAACCCGTACTTTGCCGAGGGCGCAAGAAGGGGATTTCTTGTAACAGAAGAGACCGGCAGTCCAGAAAACACAACTTTATTCACCAGGACTGAAAACAAAGACTCTTAACCTAAAGACCTATGAGCTGGAGCACACTGCCAGCCTCCTGGCTTGACCTCACTCTGCACAGGCCTCAGCTGGGCTGGCAGATCTAGTTTCCCTGACGGTTTCTGATTTCCCACATGCCGTTCGTGTATTAGAAAGCCGCAAACTTGGCGTCCTCCAGGCAACACGAGAGGAAGACCCTGCTGATGTTTGAACCAGAGTCTCTGAGTGTGTGGGCTGGCAGCTTTGGTCCTTGGGGCACAGATGCATGATTGGATGTGCAGCGAAGCCCTCTGCCCCAGGCACGGACAGGAGTCCGGCCTTTCCCTGCCTGGGCAGCGGGTGCCGCTGAAGACATGGCTTTTGAGGGGTTAGGCACTGTACACGTGGTGCTGGCACCGGGGTCCAGCCTTGAAGCTGGGCGCGTCCAGGAGAGGGCAGCAGAGTGCCGTGGCAGCAAGACCAGGCTCCCCGCATGGGCTGTACATTATGGGGTGTCTCCTGTACGGGAAGCCGTTGCTTCTCCATCAAGGCCTTGGGGGCAAGGCCCTGAGTCAGGGGCTGCAGACCCACTGGCTCCGCGAAGCCTGTTGGAACTGAGGCTCTAGGGAAAGACGAGGCTCTGTCTGGGAGTCCCAGAAACGGCCGCCCTCGAGTTGACTGCCAGGTGACCCTCTGTCCAGCCTTGCAGGGGCCTCCCAGAGGATGTGCAGGGGCAGTGCCCAGTCAGGTTCAGGGTCTGCAGCAGGAGGCCCCTCGGCCCTCCCTCTTGATGTAGTCGTGCAGCCGGAAGCGAGGCTCACTGGGGACCTTCATGGAGCGCTGCTTCAACTCCCTGTGGGGCAGAGGGGACCATGGGACGGCTTCCTCCACCAACAGAGAGATTCAGACTCTGGGGTCTGGAGGATCTTCCTGATGACTACCAGCACTTACTTTGCTACGGCTGTGAAGGCCAAGTCTACGTTGAGGCCTGTCTTGGCGCTGGTCTCCATGAAGGGCAGCCCGTACTCCTGCAAACAGCTGCTGCCAGCCAGGTGGCAGCCTGGTGGAGATAGCCCAGGCCCTGCAACCCCAGGGACGCTCCCCGgacacccaccccaccccggctCACCTTAGCCAACTTCTCCCCATCCTCCCTTTTCACCACACGCTCCTGGGCAGAGTCCACCTGGCATGGGGGGTGGGTCTTGGTGAGAGCTGGCCCAGGGCTTACCctaccacccctgcccccatacAGAGCCACGGTGGAGAGGATGGGCTGGGGTGCCCACCTTGTTCCCCAGCAGCATGAGCACCACGTCCTGTTGGGCGTAATCCTGGATCTCCGTCAGCCAGGCCTGTGGGGGAAGAGCTGAGACCAGGCTGGAGGCTGGCACTCTGCTCGCCCCTTGCCCCTCCAGGCCTCACTGCTTGGGGTGCCTGTTGGGCTCTGGCTAATAGGAAGGCCCAGAAATCGAGGTCCCTGGGTCCTGTTGAGGCACCCTCGACAAGCACCTTACCCAAGGTGTTGGACTGACAGAGTTGGAAGGTCCTCAGACTCCCTTCAGCTCACACTCCACCTGAGCCACCAGAGGGGCCGTCTCCCTGCAGTCGGTAGGGTCCTTAGCCCCCTGGGACCCTAATGCCATCACGGCCTGttcctgccaccaccaccaggaAGGAAACCACTGACCTGGATATTGTCAAAGGAGGCCTTGTTGGTGACATCATAGAGCAGCAGCAGTGCTGGGGGCAGAGGACGAGTGAGGACACCTCCAGGGCCCACCACAGCTTCCTGTCACCCACACCCACACGCATCACAGCCTCCACACTTCCTGCCATGCTCCTGCCCAGGGCACCCTCCTCCGTGCAGAAGCCAGGGAAACCTGACACCCGCGAGGGCACAGCCTCTGACTCCCCGGGACTGGCATCCCCCACCCACAAGCTCACCATGAGCATCGCGGTAGTAGGCGTGGGTGACGCTCCGGAACCGCTCCTGGCCAGCTGTGTCCCAGATCTGGAGTGACAGGCACAGGGCTGCCAGTTCCTCCTGGGTGCTCACCGCCCTCGACCCTCTGACCCCCGCTGCTCCCCACGCCACTCACCTGCAGCTTCACCTTCATGCCATCCACATCCAGAACTTTGTTCTGAAATAACAACCAGCCTGGTCCAGCAACCAACAGCTAGAACGCTGCTGCCCTCCGGTGGGGAGCTCCCAGCTTCCCCCCTCACCGCGCCTCCTGCACCTCCCCCTGGTGAGCCCCTCCTGGTAGCCCACTCCCACCCTGGAGGCCCAGCACCTGCTCCACCAGCTCCCTGCCCTTGAAGGTGACTTACACCACCCACCTGGTCAGTCTCTGAGTCCTGTTGCTcccgcctccccccactcccttccctctgccagctcccctccagcccagcccGGCTGCCTGCCCACTTCCCCCCTGTGCCTAGCCATAGCCAGCTTCCTAGTTTAAGAGCCGCAGCCCCCCGAGGGCGGGTCCCAGCACAGTAACCACAGAGCCTGAAACTGCCTGGTACACAGTGGGTGCTCGTTAAATGTTTGCTGGCCGGTAGAGATTCCTAGCCAGACCTTCCCGGTGCAGGGCTAGTGGCAGGGAAAGACCCAACCCCACGGTTCCCATCtgctgtggtgggggtgggggcccctgGCAGCTGGAACACCACCGCCCCCCTCTTCCCCAAGCTCCTGCTGTCAGGGTGCTTCTGGGTCTCCAGGGAACCAATGGCACAGCCATCTGCTGggctgaggcggggggggggggggggggggggggctgggaaggACACCCTGCCTTCACTGGCACTCTGAACAGGGGTGTGAACCGAACAGCCTCACCTCCCTCGCCACCTGCCCCAGAGCCAAGAGGGAGGTGAGAAGGGGGGAGATGGGCCCAAAACAGGCCAAGGACCATCTGTCCAGGGTCAGAGCTGCCCCCTTTCGGCACCTGAACCCTTACTTCATCTCAGAAGACTTGAGGGGACCTGGACCCTCAAGCAGGGTAACCCATGGCTCCCCAGACTGGGAGGAGCCCCCTTTCCTGTTCCCAGAAtgggcctccctcccagcctcccaccaACTGGGTCTAATTAAAGGGtgagaaaaaatgcaaatttgggATTTGTCTAGAACACACCAGCACCTTGGCAAGGCAAGAATTTAGACTGGTGACTCGAGGTGGGGGCTGGAATGCTGCCACCCTCCAGGCCTAAGGCCGCAGCCCTCAACGTCGCCTGCTGACTCCACAGGCTGCTAAAGGTGCCAGGTGGGGGGAAATGAGAGGGAGTTGAAGTCCAGGGgcacctcccttccccccagaagACCCCAGGACACCCCTCCCGCTGGGGGCAACCTGGGAGGGGGCTCTCGAAGAGGGGGGAACAGCCAGGCGGCAGCACTTCCCGTGAGCCTCCTCACCCAAGGGCAGGGACCCGCCCCTGCTCCCAGAGGGGGTACGTGCTCCACACCACCTGTCTTCCTAGGTCCTTTGGCAGGCTTCCTGGCACCTCTGTACAGAAGGACAGTGATGTTCGCCTTCCAAGTGAACATGGGCCTTGAGTGTCCTCTCTCAGCCATCACCCGGGGGGTGGGAAGGCACCACGGCCCACCTACCCTGAGGCACAGAAGGTAGCTCCAGGCACAGGGGTGCTCTCCCCGCTTCAGTCAGATGCAGCCCTCACCTGTCTTCAGGACCCTTAGGGGGTCAGGAGGTGTAGTTTGGTGGGTAAGGCAGCCCACCTCAACCACCTGGGCCCTGAGAGCCGGGTGGTCCACACAGGAGCTCGAGCTCTACCCTATGAGCCTGTTGCTGTCACTGGGGTAACGGAGAAACCAGCTGCCCAGGGGGGTTGTGAGAGCCCAGTGAGCTGGTGTCAGGGGCCCAGGGCATGGCTGGGCCAGCTCAGTGCTTAGGACGTGAGCTTCCACTCTCACCCGGAAGTCGATGCCCACAGTGGAGATGAAGGTCCCCGCCAGGAAAGCCCCGTCCTTGAAGCGCACGAGTAAGCAGGTCTTCCCCACGCCTGAGTCCCCCACCAGCATGACCTGGGGCGAACAGGAGGGTCAGAGGTGTTAGGGACGGAGGGGACCAAGGTGCTGGCCCACCCAGAAGGGTGTCTGGCCTTCCCTGCGCTGGCCCGGCCAGGAGTGGAGGAACCGGTCTCAGGCTCACAGGTTCGGCAGGACTTGGGGGAGACATAGCAGCTATGGTGGCTGCCAGCCTAGACCTCCAGGCTCCCACCTCCAGAAGGTTCTGTCCCCTCTTGAACAGTGGCCCAATTCAACCAGTGAGGAGTGGGGGCAGCTGCCTCCATCCAGGGTCCTACCCAACCCACCCCCAGACCCTGGACATCATGCTTGATCTGGAAGGAAAGCATGTGGGGCTTGGTGGGGAGCCGAGTCTGGGGATTGGTAGCTGGAGACCTTCTGAAAGGCCTGCAGGGGTCTCTGTGCCAGGGGCTTCTTCCCATCCCAGTAAGACTCTGGAGGAATTTGCCACATGGGAGTCAGATCTTGGTGTGACGAGGGGCCTGGGTCAGGTCTGTGGAGCAGGAGGGGCAGTCAggtctcccccctcctcccctcccccagcctgctgCCCAAGGCTCCAAACCCAAAGACAGTCCTGACAACCCCTCCACGATTCACAGGCTCCTGCCGAGGGCTGAAGAAGGCTCTAGTGCTCCCTACCCAACTGGCAAACCTCTTCTTAATCTCCCCCGTCCTCCAAAAACAGAAGCCCCACAGACCCTGGGGGTGCGGAAGGCAGCATATGGGAAATGGTGAGACTGGGCCccgcgcgggggcgggggcgggggcggtgtcATTCGGGACCCGGGACGGAGCACCTGCCAGGTCTGGGACCTTTGTCCAGCCCTGCCAGCTGTGGCGTTAGGGGGCAGACCTTGCCAGCTGTTGGGTATCTGAAATCCGGGTCTGAAGGCTGTGTGTGTATGCCATGCACCGTGCCAGCTGCTGGATGCCGCTCCGGCGGGCTCCCCGCCGAGGGTCCGCGGGGCCCTGCATCCCCTCCCCGACCTCTCCCGGCTCGGCTCCGGCGGAGCGCCACCTGCTGCGCTCGCCTGGGGCGGGGGCCGGCTCACCTTGAAGGCGACGTCGTAGAAGTCGCCGCCGCCAAGCGAGGGCCGGCCGGGCTGCGGGGGTCCGTTGGGCCGCGCCTGGGGGCCGGGGCGTGCAGTCCCTGGGCGCGCCGGCCGGGACCCGTCGGCCGCAGGCAGCGCGGAGGCAGCGGGCCCGCTGGCCCCCTTCCTCTTGGGGGTCTTCTTCCTGGACATGGCGGGCGGGCGCTCAGGGAGCTCCCGCTGCAGCCGCCGCGCCCCGGGCCGCTCTGCTCCCCGCGCCCGCCGAGCGCGACACGGACCCGAACCCgtcccgcggcggcggcggcggcgacggcggcggcaTCGCGGGCGCCAGGCTCcccgcagccccgcccccgcgccccacAGCCCGCAGCCACTCAGGCCCGGCCTCCCCACGCCGCCGCCAATGGCCGCGCTGGGGCGGAGGCATGCAAATGAGCCGGCCGCCCTGGGGCGGGGTCACGAGGCTCGGGCACTGCCCTATAGGTGCTCCGGGTGGGCTCGCGTCCGTCCGGTGCGTGCAGCTcccgccctgccccaggccctgcgACCTCACTCCGTGGCCACCTCTGTGAGGCGGTGCGTCTGGGTGAGGCGGGATCCTGTCGTTTTCCCGCTTgtacaccgccccccccccccccccccgccctgctcctTGCCCAGTGACCCTCACTGGACGGCCTCTGGGCCTGGGACGAGGGGATTGCCCGAGAAGGGGGCGCTGAGGCAGTGGGACTGCATGGGGTGGACACCCTGGGTTTCTGTCCCTTCTCAGCCGGAGATGCCACCTGGCCTGCTGCGCCCTCACTTCTCCCCTTAGGGCAGGCAAAcaaaccgggggtggggggctcccagCGCTCTGGGCTCATCTGACAgctggttaccagaggcaggACACAGCTAGCACTTGAGAGCCGCAGGGCGCCCTCCCCCGCAGCTTCTGCCCGCTGGGCTGAAGCCTCGGGACCCTTGGGTAAAGGGAAATCCACCTTAGGGCAGTAGCAAGCCCTCTGAGGGGCCTTTTCCCTGGGGCTCTGCCCTCAGGGGTCTGGGAGGAGAAGGGGCTAGGAGGTTCCTCCCCCAGAATGTGGCTAGCCCCTTGCCCTTCTGGTGCCAGGTTCTGGCCCCAAGGGGGCCAAGTGCTGACTGTCCAAATCCTATGCTAGGCCCTGGCAGACCTGCCTCCAGAGCCTGACACCTCCTCTCCGCCTGAACTGTCTGTCTCCACCCAAGATTCTCTGGGTTTTGAGAATGAGGCTGAGACAGTCATGGAATCCCAGGAGCAGTGAGCCAACATGCCCCTCACCTAGGGCTTGGGGGCAGCGGGTGTAGGCAGAAAGGCATTTCTTCGGGGATCAGCCTTTGCTCCATACCGCTCTGGGAGCTGGAGGGTTGGCCTGGCTGTCCCCTAAGATGTGACAGCTGACACATGGACCCTAGGTCCTTCAGAGGCCTGAGCCCTCTCAGCTGGCAGGTCCCAGAGCCCAAATAATTATAATGGACAGAAGATGCCTCTAGGGCTCAGAGATCGGGGACAACACAACAGAGTGATTTCCCAAGAGGGGCTGGCAAGGCCCTTCACGGGAGAGGCTGTGGAAATCGCCCTTTCCCGAGTGtcaccgtgtgccaggcacaaGTTATCCTCAAACCTATCCTCTGAAGTGAGTAGTGCTATGATCCCCAATgttcagatgggaaaactgaggcccagagacggAAAGGGAGCTGTCCAAAATCACCAGGCTAGAAAGTGACAGAGCCGAGGTTTGTACCTAACTCTTGGCTCCAGAGAACATACACTGCCCCTTGGCAGGGTTGGCCCAGGATTCTCTGGAGACCCATCCCTCAGGGCCCTGGCAGAGCCGGGAGACAAGCCTGAGGAAGCCCTCTGAGGGCCTACTCTCTTGTCTCACTCCTCTTCTTCCAGGCCAATGCAGATGTGTGGGCAGTGGGATTTGGGGTGGGAGTGTGGAGCTCCCACTGCTGGGGCCCTGGGGATTCCAGGTGACCTACCCTCCATGAGGCCAACTTCAGGGTAGCTGCCCCAGGGTCTCAGCCAGTGCCCACTAAGCCCAGGATCCAGGGCGACCAGAAAGGAGTCTGGGGTGCCCTAGGGGTGGGGGCTGTAGGTAAGGCAGCCTGAGTGGAGGGTGGGGCTAATGCTAATGGGGTAATGGGGTAATGGGGTAATGCTAATGGGGCTAATGTTaatgggggaagagggaaggtagCAGGCACTTCGGAGAGACTGGGGAGCCAGGAGGGGCGGGAAGCTGAAAGCAGCAGAAGGGAAAGACTTGACCTTGTAACCTTTAGAATTAgagtatgtatatgtaaaaacCCAGGTCTCCGGTTTGTTTTGAAGAGAGAGTTCGAGGTCCCTGGACCACAGCATCCCTCCTGCCGCTCTTGCCTTCCAGCAGTCCTCCTAATCTTTGATCATTATGTCCCTTGGTTCCTCTGTTCGCCATCTGTCTCATTCTCTGGAATGAAGTTCTCTGGGTACAGGAAGCAGCTTGTCTTGGTCACTGCCACATTCCTGGCAGCTGGCTCCAGGCCTCAATAAACTATTATTAAATTCGTGAAAGAAATATGAGTTAGAAACGGGCCCCACTTCAGGAGGACACGTCATTGCCAGCAAAGATTTAAGGCAGAAGGTACCTCCGTGTGCAGTGAGACAGGACTAGTGTTACCGAGTAGTGAGAGCAGGGCCTTGTGGAGGAGGGGCATTTGCTCCAGGCTCGGAAGGTTGAACAGGAGTCCAgcaggagaggacacagagaaactTGCCAGGTAGAGGAGTGAATACATATAAGCTCAGAGTGCCAGTGGGTGGGCTTTTGGAGAGGAGGCCACAGTGTCGTGTCCGGATGCTTGGAGAAAATCTCATCGGTAACATAGGAGGGGGCTAGATTCACAAGTGAATGTGAAAGTTCAGCCTAAGGGCTTGGAAGTTGTTCAGCGAGAAGTAGGGAGCCATGCACAGTTGCTGAGCAAAGCAACACAGGACTTTGCTACAGGAGTACAGGAGGTAAAGTGGAGGGGGTGCAGGGTGCCGCCTGTAGATGGGGAGATGAGTTGCAAAGGGGTCGCAGGAACCCAGGGTGGGGGGAATCAGCACCTGGGGCAGAGGCAGCATAGCGCTGAGGTACGCTAAGGGGCAAGTTCTCTGCCACCCCTCCCGATCAGGAGGGAAGGCTTCGGTCTCCTGCCTTTGGGTCTGTGATTGCTCTGACCAGTACCTACGGCTGAAGTGGCCCTGTGTCCGTTTCTGGACCCAGACCTTCTAGACTAGCAGCTCCTACATCCCTTCTCCTGGAACACTCATTCTTGGGCCCCAGCTGACATACCGTGAGAAAGTCCAAGCAGCCTTGTGAAGAATCCCGGGTGGAAAGGAACTCACTTGCCGCCCGTGGAGGATAGGAGTTGTCCTGGCAACGGGCGCTTAGTTCTGGTGGGTTCCATGCGGAGCAGGGATAAGCTGAccccactgagccctgcccaaacTGCATTTGGGGGATTTTTGTTCCACAGCAATAGAGAACTGGAACAGGCTGCCagccaggagaaggaagggggccAGTTTGGTGGGAAAGGTCAGCAGGGTGGCCTTGACTGGACTTGGGGAAGCCCAGACTGTTGGGATCTTCAGGCCTGCAAAGAAGACCTCTGGGCCTCCAGGGCAGGTCCCTGAGGCGGGGTGTGGCGCCGAGGTGAGTGCTGAGGGTGAGCTAGAGTGCGGAGTGAAGGAAGGGTGCCTGTGGGCCTAACCCTCCTCGCAGGGGGCTGGTTCTGCTGGCCAGAGAGGGTGGACACATATCTGTGTCTCAGCAAAGGGAGAGAGCAGTCCCAGATATGTTCCTGCCTCACTCCCGGATCCTCCCTCCAGCACCCCGTGGCGGCCTGGGTTCCTGATGCCTTCTTGTGCCTGGGCCTCCAGCTCCGGCATGCTGCCCTCTGACTTGCCCTTCTGGCTGTCCGGACCCTCTGTCATGGAGTGACGTGTGCCATGAGTACCCAGACACAACAACTCTCTGGGACCTACAGCCTGAGGCAATCCCTCTCTGGAGCCCCATTTTCCAAGCCGGCCAGCCTTACCGACACATTCTGCTGACCCACAGGGCCATGGTCCTGGAGCCAGGCAGTCTTCCTCGTCCTTCCAGGCACTGCTTggagccccctcctccaggcaggcaGCCTTCCAggttcctcccacccccactccttgcTCTACAGACACACTGTGGACACACATTTGCTCCCCACGGGTCCCTCAGGGGGCTGCACAGCCTCCTCACCAGCCTCTGAGCTTCCGGAGGACGGCACCCGTCCTGTCTCCACCAAGCACTCAATGAACAGGTCTGTGACTGAGCAGGACAGGGCTGGACTGGACCTCAGGGGTcttgtattctgtgtgtgtgggggggggggggtggcagcaCTCCCAAGTCTCATGCCCCCAGAGTCCCTCCCCAGAAGTGAGTCCTAGGGAACTGAGCTGCCTGTGATCTCAGGGAGGGGACCCTGGCTGGGGACGGTGTCAGAAGGCAGAGGCCCCGGATCCCTGGCTGGCTGTGGGCCCCGGGGCACGTGGTGTCTTGAACCTGcgcccctctgcctggaatgaggGGGCGAGAGGAGCTGATCTctgaggtcccttccagctcAAACACCTTATGTTCTATGAAATCCACGTGAGCGTTGCCATGGAGACGGCAGAGAGGAACTGTAGCAGCTCCCcccagaagacagaagagagagtcACCCCAGGAAGCGGCTGATGTCAGAGGTGTGCTCCCCCGCTCCCCCCAGTGCCCAGGTGCACAGGGGCCACGCTgagcccctgctccctcctgctcccGCGAGGCTGAGAGGAGACACCCCGCCTGCGGCACTCGGCACTCACCTGGGTTGCACCGAGGCCCTCCCGGACAGGACAGGTGGTAAGGGGTGGGTGTCCGCCCGTTGGGGCAGGGACTATTGTGCGAGGGCTGGAGCAGTGGGTGGTTTCCCTGCAAGCCTGACTGCCCTCTGGCATCCCTTCCCCTCGTGGCTCAGGTACTCAGACCTGAGTGCTCTTGGCGGTCGGTCTCAGGATGCAAAATGTGCCTGAGCCCCACGGGCTGCTGCTCGGTCCGACTCTGCACTCAGGCCCCGGGCAGGTGAGACCTCTGTCTGGAggagcacaggacagccccccactcCAGGCTCTCCGGGAAACTTTTGAGTGCTGTGCTGGGAAGGCAGAGGTATAAAGGAATAAAACGGATACCTGTGTAGCCATGACAACCGCAGCAGTCCGAGCACCGGCTGCGCCTGTTGTGGGCCAGTGATGCACTCGCcttgtctctccttttttccttaatTATGAAAGTGATCTGTGACTTTCGCCCATGAGAAATAAAACTgcttggggctcccgggtggctcagttgtttggctgtcccacttcggctcaggtcatgatctcgcggtccatgagttcgagccccgcgtcgggctctgtgctgccagctcagaccctggagcctgcttcgtattctgtgtctccctctctctctgcccctcccccattcacgctctgtctctctctataaaaaattaacattaaaaaattaaggaaaaaaaaaaagaaataaaagtgcttGTTCTCCCCAAACCGTTATTAGGTCTGGCAGTGGCGACCGTTATCAGTCTCCCACAAAAATGTAGGAGAGGTAACAAAGATCTATAGCAGGTAAATGTGGTACCACCACAAAACAGCTCAAATTTGTTGCATTCTGCTTGGGAGGCCACGGTGAATGGAGATATGAAGCTGACGGGGCTTAGGGAGCTAAAGCAAGTCTGGGTTCTTCTGGGGAGGATCCTTGCCTCTTCAGGTTGCTCTCCTTGGCCCGTGGCCACCTTCTTCCAGCTCCCCTTTCCAGAGCCACCCGGCCTTCCCACTGCCATCAAATCTCCCCTTACAGGGACCGTTGTGATCACATCGAGGCCCCCTCTGGCTAATCCAGGACAACCCTTCATCTTaagacccttaacttaatcacatctgcgaGGTCTCTTTTGCCCGGTGAGGCCCCGTTCACAGGCTCTGAGCACCAGGACCCGGATCTCTCTGGGATCCACTGCTCAGCTCCCTCAGCACCGTCCACGTTTTGTAGTTTGCGGTTTTGTGTGAAACAAAGGTTCTGTGGCTGAGACAGACCTGAAAATCACCGGACAACGGATTCCTTTTTCTGTACTATCTTAATCCAGTTTGTTTAGGCATACAAATTATGCTATACCGAATACGTTGCATTAcacataaatatgcattaaatttATTGGGATGTGCCCATGTCCTCTAAGAGTACACATAAAATCACATCAGATCACATATCTGATCTGTCCACATTTGATGGGATTTTCCCGTAAACAGATCTGGATTAAgtgtcttctcccctcccctaccccatggCTCTGCTACgtttttgatttcttcctttatgattGGTCTATttggactttttatttcttcttgagtcagttttaaTAGTTTGTCTTGTTCTAGCATATAATGATCTTATCGAGATTTCAAAAGTTTATGAACAATTgcacatatatttcttttataatttttacttctatttctgtGCATAAACCTGTTCTTAACCTTAatgctctgtgttttgtttttatctctcttgcAGTCACATTTGCCAgcagactctttttaaaaatctcagtggctttatacattaaaaatagctctctttgttttattgatcCATTCTACTCTTTCTTCTAAGGTAATTTATactcttagggcacctggctggctcagccggtagagCACGCGACtcggtctcagggttgtgagttcgagccccaccttgggtgtcgagattatttaaataaataaaccttaaaaaagaaaatgtacaatttggtaagtttttacatatgtatacacccatgaaaccatgacttGAATTAATACAAAGAAGGAATCTATCCCTTCTacatttacctttcttttttaattaaaaaaaatcattttaagctttatttatttattttgagagagagagagagagagcatgaggaggggaggggcagagaaagagggaggcagagaatcccaagcaggttctgtgctgtcgatgaggagcctaatgcggggctcgaactggcaaaccgtgagatcatgacctgagccaaaaccaagagtcagatgcttaaccgactgagccactcaggggcccctacATTTATCTTTCAATTACCTGGCTTGTCAGGGTGTCCTGCCTTGTCCCAAGATCCTCTGCAGACGGCTCTTCAGGCCTCACCTCAGGTAGACGTCCTTGTGGTCGGGTGGGCTGAGGGGAGCCTTCACTGTACTAAACATATATTTAGTATGCCTCCTCATCATGAGAATCCTTGCTCTGTAGCAGGGAAATGTAACAAAATTTACATGTATTATGATCACCCATGTGCTGGGTCTTATTTGATTAATAATGCTTATTCTGATTCATACATTGAT includes the following:
- the RAB26 gene encoding ras-related protein Rab-26 isoform X1 yields the protein MSRKKTPKRKGASGPAASALPAADGSRPARPGTARPGPQARPNGPPQPGRPSLGGGDFYDVAFKVMLVGDSGVGKTCLLVRFKDGAFLAGTFISTVGIDFRNKVLDVDGMKVKLQIWDTAGQERFRSVTHAYYRDAHALLLLYDVTNKASFDNIQAWLTEIQDYAQQDVVLMLLGNKVDSAQERVVKREDGEKLAKEYGLPFMETSAKTGLNVDLAFTAVAKELKQRSMKVPSEPRFRLHDYIKREGRGASCCRP
- the RAB26 gene encoding ras-related protein Rab-26 isoform X2 is translated as MSRKKTPKRKGASGPAASALPAADGSRPARPGTARPGPQARPNGPPQPGRPSLGGGDFYDVAFKVMLVGDSGVGKTCLLVRFKDGAFLAGTFISTVGIDFRNKVLDVDGMKVKLQIWDTAGQERFRSVTHAYYRDAHALLLLYDVTNKASFDNIQAWLTEIQDYAQQDVVLMLLGNKVDSAQERVVKREDGEKLAKQLFAGVRAALHGDQRQDRPQRRLGLHSRSKGVEAALHEGPQ
- the RAB26 gene encoding ras-related protein Rab-26 isoform X4, whose translation is MSRKKTPKRKGASGPAASALPAADGSRPARPGTARPGPQARPNGPPQPGRPSLGGGDFYDVAFKVMLVGDSGVGKTCLLVRFKDGAFLAGTFISTVGIDFRNKVLDVDGMKVKLQIWDTAGQERFRSVTHAYYRDAHALLLLYDVTNKASFDNIQAWLTEIQDYAQQDVVLMLLGNKVDSAQERVVKREDGEKLAKGVEAALHEGPQ
- the RAB26 gene encoding ras-related protein Rab-26 isoform X3, which codes for MSRKKTPKRKGASGPAASALPAADGSRPARPGTARPGPQARPNGPPQPGRPSLGGGDFYDVAFKVMLVGDSGVGKTCLLVRFKDGAFLAGTFISTVGIDFRNKVLDVDGMKVKLQIWDTAGQERFRSVTHAYYRDAHALLLLYDVTNKASFDNIQAWLTEIQDYAQQDVVLMLLGNKVDSAQERVVKREDGEKLAKLFAGVRAALHGDQRQDRPQRRLGLHSRSKGVEAALHEGPQ